Below is a genomic region from Bacteroidales bacterium.
CATATCATTGCGGTCCTTCCGGGTCATTAATTTTTTCCGGGGTTGTGAATCGGCTTGCTGTTCAGCGGAATCTTCAGCGAAGACCATTCCTTTACTTTGGTCTCCGCTTGATTCCTTGTTTTTTTGAGAAGCTGTGTATGATGGCTCATTTTGTATCATACGTGTTTCACCGCTATCAAAATAATCCCTGATTTGTTGGCTGAATGGCCAGAAGACCAGGAAAAGGACCAGAAGTACCGCTGCAATCCTGGAAGCCCTTGTTATGTAAACCATCCTGAGATTGCGACCTGCATTAAGTCTCCTCTGCATGTCCTTCCATGCACCCTGATCCACAGGTTCATGATGGTTGTCAAAAACTTCTCTTATACGTCTGACCAGTATTTTGTCAAATGATCTGTTCATAGTTTTTCTGATAGTAATCTCTGTATTTCTTCCTCAATATTTTCTTTGCACGGCTCAGATCCGCCCTTGATGTGCTCTCACTTATGCCCAGTTTTTCCGATATCTCCTGGTGGGTGTATCCCTCCACTTCATAAAGGTTGAAAACAAGCCGGTACCTTTCCGGCAACCCGTTCAGCAGATCCATCAGATCTTTCAGCTCAAGTTCATCAACGGTTGCCGTTTCATGGATCTCCACTTC
It encodes:
- a CDS encoding sigma-70 family RNA polymerase sigma factor, with the protein product MLYEKYYAYGIGMCYRYACNSEEAVEILNDSFMKVFDNIEKFDENQPFRPWFRKIIINRAIDYYRANMKHHNTESLDDEEVEIHETATVDELELKDLMDLLNGLPERYRLVFNLYEVEGYTHQEISEKLGISESTSRADLSRAKKILRKKYRDYYQKNYEQII